The genomic DNA GTCGGTTGAGGAATTGTTACCCGAACCTTACCGCAGTAATGGTAAAAAGTACCGCAGGGGTACAGATACTATGGATGTGTGGTTTGATTCTGGTTCGTCTTGGGCTGCTGTTGCGAAGCAAAGACCAGAATTAGGTTATCCTGTGGATATGTATTTGGAAGGTTCTGATCAACATCGGGGATGGTTTCAATCTTCTTTATTAACTAGCGTTGCGGTGAATGGAATTGCACCTTATAAAACGGTTTTAACTCATGGTTTCGTTTTGGATGAAAATGGACGAAAAATGAGTAAGTCGTTGGGAAATGTGGTTGATCCAAATGTGATTATTAATGGTGGTAAAAACCAAAAACAAGAACCTGCTTATGGTGCGGATGTGTTGCGTTTGTGGGTTTCTTCCGTTGATTATTCTGGGGATGTGCGGTTAGGAAATAACATCATTAAACAATTAGCTGATGTGAGAAATAAAATCCGCAATACTTCCCGGTTTTTATTAGGTAGTTTGCATGATTTTGATCCTCAAAAAGATGCGGTTGCTTTTGAAGATTTACCAGATTTAGATAAGTATATGTTGCACCGTATCCGTGAGGTATTTAATGAGGTGACAACTGCTTTTGAAAACTTCCAGTTTTTCCGCTTTTTTCAAACAGTACAGAATTTCTGTGTTGTGGATTTGTCAAACTTTTATTTAGATGTTGCGAAGGATAGATTATATATCAGTGCTGCTGATAGTTTCCGTCGTCGCAGTTGTCAAACTGTTTTGCAAATTGCACTGGAGAATTTAGCTAGAGCGATCGCACCCGTTTTGTGTCATACTGCGGAAGATATCTGGCAATTTATCCCCTATCAAACATCATCTAAATCAGTGTTTGAAGCTGGTTGGGTACAGGTTGATGATGAGTGGGAAAAAGACGAAATAGAAGCAGAATTTTGGAATAGTCTGCGTTCACTCCGCACTGATGTTAATAAAGTGATGGAACAAGCGCGGATAGAAAAAATGATTGGTTCATCTTTGGAAGCGAAGGTGTTAATAAATATTCCCCATAAACAGTTACGTGAAGCTATTCAAGCTTTCAATCCTGAAAAGGGTAATAATATTGATGAGTTGCGGTATTTATTCCTAGCATCTCAGGTAGAAATTGTAGCTACCGCAAAAGCTGCTGAAGTGAAATATACAGCAACCACAGAAGATTGGACAATTGGAGTAGTAAAAGCAGACGGTGAAAAATGCGATCGCTGTTGGAATTATTCCACTCATGTAGGAGAATCAGAAGAACATCCATTATTGTGTGAACGTTGTGTTCCCGCACTAGCTGGAGAGTTTTAATATCATATAATGTAGGGGTTTAGCAATGCTAAATCCTTACAAAAGATTCAGATTTTTCTATTAAAAAGAATATATACATCAAAACTATGAAAATACAAACACCCACAGTTACAGAAACTTTACCAATAGTTCTAAAGATACCACCAAGCATCATTATAACTGATGAGCAATTTTTTCATATTTGTCAATTAAATCGTGATTTAAGAATAGAACGCAACCAATTTAGAGACTTATTAATTATGTTACCTACTGATTCAGAAACAGGTCAACGTAATTTTAATTTAATTGGTAAATTAGGTGATTGGATAAAACAAGATGGTACAGGTGTAGGTTTTGCTTCTAGTGCTGGTTTTACCTTACCCAATGGTGCTGTACGTTCTCCTGATGTTGCTTGGATAAAAAAAGAACGTTGGCAAAGTTTAACACCCCAACAACAAGAAAAATTTGCTCCTATTGCACCTGATTTTGTAATTGAATTACGTTCTCCCAGTGATAGTTTAAAACCATTACAAGAAAAAATGGCAGAATATATAGAAAATGGTGTGAAATTAGCTTGGTTAATTGACAGAAAACAACAGAAAGTATATATTTATCGGCCTAATCAAAATGTAGAAGAATTAGATCACCCTGCAATATTAAACGGTGAAGATATTTTGCTAGGATTCATTTTAGAATTAAACGATATTTGGTAATATCTCTATTTATTAATAGCAAAAGATTTGAGTAAATTTTGAATTTGCTGATTAATATTATTTACATTAAACCGCTGACTAGCATCTAATCTTCCATAAAAACCGATATCTAAAATACTAACCTTTTCATCAACACAATTATTAATAACTTGCGCTAATTCTTGCGGATTATTCGGTGTAACTAAAAAACCATTCATACCATCTTCAACTAATTCTACAGCACCCCCAGCCTTAGCAGCAACCACAGCTTTACCACATAGCATTGCTTCCACAATTACCCTTCCGAAAGGTTCAGGTGCGATAGAAGTATGTGCAACTAAATTACAAGCTGACATTAATAGAGGAATATCATCACGAAAACCTAAAAATTTCACCCGTTTTTCTAAACCTAATGCAGACACCTTTTGATGTAACTCCTGCACATATTCATCTTCACCAAATAAAGCATCACCCACCAAAATCACATTTACATTTTCAGGACATTTAACCAAAGCATCAATTAAAATATGTTGTCCCTTCCAAGGAGAAAGACGGCTAAAATGTCCCACCACAAATTTATCATTTATCCCTAATTCTTCCCTGATTTTGATAACTTCAAATTCATCAACTTGATAATTATCTGCTTCAAAACCATTATAAACAACTTCAATTATATTCGGGTTTCCTCCAGCTTCGATAAATGCAGTTTTACTAGCTTGGGAATTAGCAATAACTAAAGATGCAAAGTTATTAATTAAAGTCATAGCAACTCGCAAATTAGTTTTACTAAAATGTTCTAAAGAGAGAATATCATGTAAATGATAAACTAGCGGACGACGAGAAAATAAACTTGCTATTGCACCGACAACTAAAGCTTTTTGAGTATTAGCATAAATTACATCATATTTCCTGGCGAGTTGAACTACTCGATAAATTAAAGGTGTAATTTGTCCCAAACTAGCTAACGCTGAAAATAAACCACTTTGTTTATTAACTTTAATTCCTTGAGTTGTTAAAACCTCCACCGGAATATGATTTGTTTCTAGTAACTTTCTAAAATCACCATCTGCAAACAAACCAACCAAACAACTATTAGCATAAGGTTTAACAATATCTAATAAGCACAACTCAGCACCACCAAGTTTACCACTCTGATCCAAAAACAAAAACTTCATAAATAATCCTATGATTCAATCTGCGTTTATCTGCGTCCATCCGCGTTCAAAAATCAATCTTTTATAGCCAAAAGTACCCGTCTTACCTGTTGAGAAATATGATTCCAATCATAATTTTTAACTGCATAATTACGACATTCTTCTCTAGTGGGTAAGGGGATTTTACCTAATCCTATTTGTTCTAATTTATCAGCAATACTATCAACGGTAATAGATTTAGTAATTAAATCTGGTGAAAATCTTTGTAAAATCTCTGGCATTCCCCCCACAGGTGTACATAAAACTGGAGTACCAGACGCTAAAGATTCTACAATTGCTAATCCAAAACCTTCAAAAGATTGACTAGGCATTACAGTTAAATCAGCGGCTTGGTAGGCAATTGGTAATTGTTCATCTGGGAGAAAACCTAAGAATTTAACATTATTTTCTAGTCCTAATTCTTTAACTTGTGCTTCTAGTAAATTTTGGATATGTCCACGACCAGCAATAGCTAACCAAATATCAGGAATTATGGTTTTAATTTT from Okeanomitos corallinicola TIOX110 includes the following:
- a CDS encoding Uma2 family endonuclease, which gives rise to MKIQTPTVTETLPIVLKIPPSIIITDEQFFHICQLNRDLRIERNQFRDLLIMLPTDSETGQRNFNLIGKLGDWIKQDGTGVGFASSAGFTLPNGAVRSPDVAWIKKERWQSLTPQQQEKFAPIAPDFVIELRSPSDSLKPLQEKMAEYIENGVKLAWLIDRKQQKVYIYRPNQNVEELDHPAILNGEDILLGFILELNDIW
- a CDS encoding glycosyltransferase; this translates as MKFLFLDQSGKLGGAELCLLDIVKPYANSCLVGLFADGDFRKLLETNHIPVEVLTTQGIKVNKQSGLFSALASLGQITPLIYRVVQLARKYDVIYANTQKALVVGAIASLFSRRPLVYHLHDILSLEHFSKTNLRVAMTLINNFASLVIANSQASKTAFIEAGGNPNIIEVVYNGFEADNYQVDEFEVIKIREELGINDKFVVGHFSRLSPWKGQHILIDALVKCPENVNVILVGDALFGEDEYVQELHQKVSALGLEKRVKFLGFRDDIPLLMSACNLVAHTSIAPEPFGRVIVEAMLCGKAVVAAKAGGAVELVEDGMNGFLVTPNNPQELAQVINNCVDEKVSILDIGFYGRLDASQRFNVNNINQQIQNLLKSFAINK